A single region of the Pelobates fuscus isolate aPelFus1 chromosome 4, aPelFus1.pri, whole genome shotgun sequence genome encodes:
- the LOC134609265 gene encoding neoverrucotoxin subunit alpha-like, with amino-acid sequence MVIEIPALGRPFSLGMLYDCRDDKLIPGITFWKKETLEKDVQTTSQENTCFDILASDTMADKSSALNIKTSLKASVLCSLVHVGGSANFLQDMKTSKTQARITLKYCRSTRYSQLSMNHLSPGNLSYHDGFDKGIATHVVTGILYGAQAFFIFDQDVKPEQNAMDVQGNLEAMIRKIPQIAVNAQINSTVKETVSKFNCKFHGDFALERNPVNYEDAINIYASLPKLLGDNGKKAVPVKVWLHPLSKLDKRAATLVREIGDNLVFKTESIIQQMAEVNMQCNDLMKHPVAETFPDVERKIRQFREYCEQFTLGFQKQLTQTLPSIRGGEMDEAALAEILKVKEESPFRELDITEFLRKILHEMDFIKSLLEALPKIQLVPTENKLREAVIKPDIDFTVCFNFTSLSSFDPYLLHIHDWLDMNRFTPGRVNEKMNAPHWFGELGMTRKARQYVKEFYAFFCANLNNNRTQFVVSSLLDKNNPGISIYLYEEGELINTNFKLPSQPDPMVITMKTHNTIELSLRPAELGRESIKSFRVEHKCVHDDVWLSLNVQKMEKN; translated from the coding sequence GTATTACATTTTGGAAGAAGGAGACGCTGGAAAAGGATGTCCAGACAACATCCCAGGAGAACACCTGCTTTGACATATTAGCATCGGACACCATGGCTGATAAATCGTCCGCATTAAATATTAAGACTTCCTTGAAAGCCAGTGTTCTCTGTAGTCTGGTACATGTTGGTGGATCTGCTAATTTCCTGCAGGATATGAAAACATCCAAAACACAGGCCCGGATTACTCTTAAATATTGTAGAAGCACAAGGTATTCCCAGCTCAGCATGAACCATCTGAGTCCTGGGAACCTATCTTATCATGATGGGTTTGATAAAGGAATCGCAACTCATGTGGTTACCGGGATTTTATATGGAGCCCaagctttttttatatttgatcaaGATGTCAAGCCAGAACAAAATGCTATGGATGTACAAGGAAATCTCGAAGCAATGATCAGGAAAATACCCCAAATTGCAGTAAATGCCCAAATAAACAGCACAGTGAAGGAAACAGTTTCTAAATTTAACTGTAAATTTCATGGGGATTTTGCTCTTGAGAGAAATCCCGTGAATTATGAGGATGCCATTAATATTTACGCCAGCCTGCCAAAGCTGCTCGGAGACAATGGGAAGAAAGCCGTGCCAGTGAAAGTCTGGCTGCATCCTCTGAGTAAACTGGATAAAAGAGCTGCCACATTAGTTCGAGAGATTGGTGACAATCTGGTTTTCAAAACAGAAAGCATCATCCAGCAAATGGCAGAAGTGAACATGCAATGCAACGATCTGATGAAACATCCAGTTGCTGAGACTTTCCCAGATGTTGAGAGAAAGATACGTCAGTTTAGAGAATATTGTGAACAATTTACACTCGGGTTTCAGAAGCAACTCACACAAACCCTGCCTTCCATTCGAGGTGGAGAAATGGACGAAGCAGCATTAGCGGAAATTTTAAAAGTAAAAGAAGAGTCACCATTCAGAGAACTTGATATTACAGAATTTTTGAGGAAGATACTACATGAAATGGACTTTATTAAGTCTCTGTTAGAGGCGCTGCCTAAAATTCAGCTTGTTCCCACAGAGAATAAACTGAGAGAAGCCGTAATTAAGCCAGACATTGATTTCACGGTTTGTTTTAACTTTACCTCACTAAGTTCCTTTGACCCATACTTGTTGCATATTCATGACTGGCTTGACATGAACAGATTTACCCCTGGACGGGTCAATGAAAAGATGAATGCTCCACATTGGTTTGGAGAATTAGGGATGACTAGAAAGGCTCGGCAATATGTAAAGGAGTTCTATGCCTTTTTTTGTGCCAATCTCAACAATAATCGGACCCAGTTTGTAGTTTCATCTCTCCTGGACAAAAATAACCCTGGGATTTCTATTTACTTGTATGAAGAAGGAGAGTTGATTAACACAAATTTCAAGCTGCCATCTCAGCCTGATCCTATGGTAATAACAATGAAAACCCACAACACTATCGAGCTTAGCCTCCGTCCTGCAGAATTAGGGAGGGAAAGTATAAAAAGTTTCAGAGTGGAGCATAAATGTGTGCATGATGATGTCTGGCTGTCCTTAAATGtacagaaaatggaaaaaaattga
- the LOC134609264 gene encoding uncharacterized protein LOC134609264: MSEVTAPEKTLPTCPPITPRAIPEMTSIVALWKTPSIVGTGVIIKQYRVQYKVKNSKTWLDKCTEGNIENCVIEGLEKKIVYEICVCAICGDDGESAPSEEIECETLGEGVTTAAHRLLRQSKLLTQWQPSVYKLQADCRRSGYPTFSLGRENPETVNKAILLIGEMGSGKTTLINGMSNYILGVDWKDEFRFKLVHEVMNQSEAHSQDSPVTVYKLNHESGYKIPYSLTLIDTPGFGDTQGMAQDKKITEAINDFFISDNGIDQINAVCFVVQSSLARLTPTQKYILDFVCSLFGNLTRDSIFFLITFCNGDRPPVLEAIKAAAIPCSLDSKGDPKHFKFNNSALFAENTENETKLNHKFWAVGEEAMRVFFKWLNTEEAKGFRITRELLNEQKGVKDTLQDLQSLIKAGLSKVVEIRTTQRALQANIFLQATNKDFTSEIETYVDAVMPIDNGVINCSQCDFICHCPCTCNVTSEDLSKCSSMDKKGNCLNCPGKCSWQTHFIERHTSEKVKQSVQLTDGQKAQTYHKSCQEIERLSEELSYLQEMLSTIKKATQEVIHPYCRNLEDLYGIVLGNDFFQFPDHITLIIQSEKQAAKPGNQARLRALEQVRETAQSLQKIFSKDDTLNNP; this comes from the coding sequence ATGAGTGAGGTCACAGCACCTGAGAAGACCCTTCCAACATGCCCGCCAATAACTCCACGTGCTATACCAGAGATGACGTCTATTGTAGCACTCTGGAAAACGCCATCTATCGTAGGAACAGGGGTCATAATCAAACAATACAGAGTTCAATACAAAGTGAAGAATTCAAAAACATGGCTGGACAAATGCACAGAaggcaatatagagaactgtgtCATTGAAGGACTTGAAAAGAAGATTGTGtatgaaatctgtgtgtgtgccatttgTGGCGATGATGGAGAAAGTGCTCCCAGCGAGGAGATAGAATGTGAGACGTTAGGAGAAGGGGTAACTACAGCAGCCCATAGACTCTTAAGACAGAGTAAATTGCTTACACAATGGCAACCTTCTGTATATAAGCTTCAGGCTGACTGCAGACGATCTGGGTATCCAACTTTCAGTTTGGGAAGAGAAAATCCCGAGACAGTTAATAAGGCCATATTACTGATAGGAGAAATGGGCTCCGGGAAGACCACCCTCATCAATGGAATGTCCAACTATATCCTTGGTGTGGATTGGAAAGATGAATTCAGATTTAAACTGGTCCATGAGGTTATGAATCAGTCTGAAGCTCACAGCCAAGACTCTCCAGTTACCGTCTATAAGTTAAACCATGAAAGCGGTTATAAAATCCCTTATTCTCTCACCTTGATAGACACCCCAGGATTTGGCGACACCCAAGGAATGGCGCAAGACAAAAAAATCACAGAAGCCATCAATGATTTTTTTATAAGTGACAATGGCATCGACCAGATCAATGCCGTCTGCTTTGTTGTTCAGTCTTCTTTAGCTCGACTTACACCcacccaaaaatacattttagatttTGTGTGTTCTTTATTCGGAAACTTGACCAGAGAcagtatattttttcttattaccTTCTGTAATGGTGATAGGCCTCCAGTACTAGAGGCAATTAAAGCAGCAGCTATTCCTTGCTCCCTGGACAGTAAGGGGGACCCCAAACACTTCAAatttaataattctgcactctttGCTGAGAACACTGAGAATGAAACTAAATTGAATCACAAGTTTTGGGCGGTGGGTGAGGAAGCTATGAGGGTGTTTTTCAAGTGGCTGAACACTGAAGAGGCTAAAGGTTTTAGGATTACCAGAGAGTTGCTCAATGAACAGAAAGGAGTAAAGGACACATTGCAGGATCTGCAGTCACTAATCAAAGCTGGGCTTTCAAAGGTGGTTGAAATTAGAACCACACAGAGAGCTTTGCAAGCAAACATATTTCTTCAGGCTACAAATAAAGACTTCACAAGTGAGATTGAGACCTATGTAGACGCCGTGATGCCCATTGATAATGGTGTAATTAATTGTTCGCAATGTGACTTCATTTGCCACTGTCCCTGCACATGTAACGTCACCAGTGAAGACCTGTCCAAATGTTCTTCAATGGATAAAAAGGGGAATTGCCTAAACTGCCCAGGAAAATGCAGCTGGCAAACTCATTTTATCGAAAGGCACACATCTGAGAAGGTAAAACAAAGTGTACAACTCACCGATGGGCAAAAAGCACAAACTTACCATAAATCCTGCCAGGAGATCGAAAGACTGAGCGAGGAACTCAGTTACCTTCAAGAAATGTTATCCACGATAAAAAAAGCGACTCAGGAAGTTATACATCCGTACTGTAGAAATCTGGAGGATCTGTATGGGATTGTGTTAGGAAACGACTTCTTTCAGTTTCCAGATCACATAACGCTAATAATACAGTCCGAGAAACAGGCAGCCAAGCCTGGCAACCAGGCGAGGCTCCGAGCACTCGAGCAGGTTAGAGAAACGGCACAGTCATTGCAGAAGATATTCAGCAAAGATGATACCCTGAACAATCCTTAA